The proteins below are encoded in one region of Bremerella sp. P1:
- the tssK gene encoding type VI secretion system baseplate subunit TssK has product MKNPPIHWSEGMFLRPHHFQAQDRHWFEFLENSIRDLLPYAYGIRYIEISEQAIANFQIEVSQCEARMRDGSIISIGGNDQMDRIDLRQGIKGLQDLKEVFLENETIRVYLAIPRVKLGHENTARDAHTPNTRYYEFSREDEEENRGGNPQEVSFRELNIRILLSTDDLSGFELLPICQIVRNESDGTPRIDPNYHPPCLAVDAWTPLGTGIVRRVFDLIGERIERFRNDILNQNITWDPREIGDLEKMMRLRTLNEAYGELRILAFSDGIHPLKVYTALCRIIGQLAIFDDKERRIDNIPKYDHENLAEIFQWAYKEIRRLSEGRIDATYEHRFFLGSGQSMHVQLDPKWFDPSWEWYIGFEGVSVSKEDTYQLVTQGFHWVFGSGEQVETLFRNNMPGVRLRPVAQPPRVLPQGGNWVYFQVQRQGPPWDDVQRTQTMGWRFQEEYIHDVKELQGKKRLVLNIRNQLIALHVAVFALRHGEQKRV; this is encoded by the coding sequence ATGAAGAACCCACCCATCCATTGGTCGGAAGGGATGTTTCTTCGCCCCCATCATTTTCAAGCGCAGGACCGGCATTGGTTCGAGTTCCTTGAAAACTCGATCCGTGATCTCCTTCCCTACGCTTACGGCATTCGGTACATCGAAATCAGCGAGCAGGCCATCGCCAACTTCCAGATCGAGGTTTCGCAGTGCGAGGCCCGGATGCGCGATGGGTCGATCATTTCGATCGGCGGGAACGATCAAATGGACCGGATTGATCTCCGCCAGGGGATCAAGGGCCTGCAAGACCTGAAAGAGGTCTTCCTCGAGAATGAGACCATTCGCGTTTACCTGGCCATCCCGCGTGTAAAATTGGGGCACGAGAATACGGCCCGCGATGCCCACACGCCCAACACGCGGTACTACGAGTTTTCCCGCGAGGATGAAGAAGAGAACCGCGGCGGCAATCCTCAAGAGGTTTCGTTCCGCGAACTGAACATTCGGATCCTGCTGTCGACCGACGATCTGTCCGGTTTCGAGTTGCTGCCGATCTGCCAGATTGTGCGAAACGAATCGGACGGCACTCCGCGAATCGATCCGAATTATCATCCGCCCTGTTTGGCCGTTGATGCCTGGACACCCCTGGGTACCGGGATCGTACGGCGGGTCTTCGATCTGATCGGCGAACGCATCGAACGATTCCGCAACGACATTTTGAACCAGAACATTACCTGGGACCCGCGCGAAATCGGGGACCTGGAAAAGATGATGCGGCTACGGACCCTGAACGAAGCCTACGGAGAACTCCGCATCCTGGCGTTCAGCGATGGGATTCATCCCCTGAAGGTCTATACCGCTCTGTGCCGCATCATCGGTCAGCTGGCGATCTTCGACGACAAAGAACGCCGCATCGATAATATTCCAAAGTACGACCACGAGAACCTGGCCGAGATTTTCCAGTGGGCCTACAAAGAGATTCGTCGGCTTAGCGAAGGCCGAATCGATGCGACCTACGAGCATCGCTTCTTCCTGGGCAGTGGGCAGTCGATGCACGTCCAGTTGGATCCGAAATGGTTCGATCCGAGCTGGGAGTGGTACATTGGATTTGAAGGGGTCAGCGTCTCCAAGGAAGACACCTATCAATTGGTCACCCAAGGCTTTCACTGGGTGTTTGGTAGTGGCGAACAGGTCGAGACGTTGTTTCGCAACAACATGCCTGGCGTGCGGCTGCGACCAGTTGCACAGCCGCCACGCGTGCTGCCGCAGGGTGGTAACTGGGTTTACTTTCAGGTCCAACGCCAAGGCCCGCCCTGGGATGATGTCCAGCGAACCCAAACTATGGGCTGGCGATTCCAGGAAGAATACATTCACGATGTTAAAGAACTGCAAGGCAAAAAACGCCTTGTGTTGAACATCCGAAACCAGCTGATTGCCTTGCATGTCGCGGTGTTCGCACTTCGACATGGTGAGCAGAAGAGAGTGTGA
- a CDS encoding carboxylate-amine ligase, with product MLAEPSRSAKDSIPLFQAFGVEVEYMIVHENSLDVAPIADHVLRDEEGNPSEEIEMGDIAWSNELALHVVELKTNGPVASFAGLASRFQAHANDVNHRLGSIGARLMPSAMHPWMRPDVEMKLWPHGYNEVYEAFNVIFNCSGHGWANLQSCHLNLPFDGDEEFGRLHAAIRLLLPILPALTASSPVCERQLMPHLDHRLETYRHNADRIPQVAGVVIPEGFYTEQDYCQFILDPIYQTMAPLDLAGVLRHEWVNSRGAIARFMRNTIEIRVMDVQEHPAADVAICQLVANVAKALTEEMWTSLVDQQKAETLRLRDIFLNVVDNAEETMIIDPDYLRFFGWNQGICTAGELWSWLAERFPVEEKPLADALDTILSEGPLARRIVTALQDKLPEKLPIVYRELCDCLQEGRSFRPGEIRV from the coding sequence ATGTTGGCCGAACCATCCCGGTCTGCGAAAGACTCGATCCCGCTGTTTCAAGCCTTTGGGGTCGAAGTCGAGTACATGATCGTGCACGAAAACTCACTCGACGTCGCTCCAATTGCCGATCACGTGCTGCGTGACGAAGAAGGTAATCCGAGCGAAGAGATCGAAATGGGAGACATTGCCTGGTCGAATGAACTGGCCCTGCACGTGGTCGAGTTGAAGACCAACGGTCCGGTCGCGTCCTTTGCTGGCCTGGCATCGCGGTTTCAGGCACACGCCAACGATGTCAATCATCGCCTGGGCAGCATCGGAGCACGTTTGATGCCCAGTGCGATGCATCCCTGGATGCGTCCCGATGTCGAAATGAAACTCTGGCCGCATGGCTACAATGAAGTTTACGAAGCATTCAACGTGATCTTCAATTGCAGCGGTCATGGCTGGGCGAATCTGCAGAGTTGCCATCTCAATCTACCGTTTGATGGAGATGAAGAGTTTGGCCGGCTGCACGCCGCGATTCGTTTGCTGCTGCCGATCCTGCCGGCGCTCACCGCGAGTAGCCCGGTCTGCGAGCGTCAGTTGATGCCCCACCTTGATCACCGGCTCGAGACGTATCGGCATAATGCCGACCGGATTCCGCAAGTGGCCGGGGTAGTGATTCCAGAAGGTTTTTATACCGAGCAGGACTACTGTCAGTTTATTCTCGACCCGATCTATCAAACGATGGCGCCGTTGGATCTGGCCGGCGTTCTGCGGCACGAGTGGGTCAACAGTCGAGGCGCAATCGCCCGCTTCATGCGCAACACGATCGAGATCCGCGTGATGGACGTTCAAGAGCATCCAGCGGCGGATGTGGCCATTTGCCAGTTAGTTGCCAATGTCGCCAAGGCACTGACCGAAGAAATGTGGACTTCGCTCGTCGATCAGCAGAAAGCGGAAACCTTGCGGCTGCGCGATATCTTCCTCAACGTTGTCGACAACGCCGAGGAAACGATGATCATCGACCCAGACTATCTGCGATTCTTTGGCTGGAACCAGGGGATCTGCACGGCAGGCGAACTGTGGAGCTGGTTGGCGGAACGTTTCCCTGTGGAAGAGAAGCCGCTGGCCGATGCATTGGATACGATCTTAAGTGAGGGGCCACTTGCCCGGCGCATTGTGACGGCCCTGCAAGATAAGCTGCCAGAGAAGTTGCCGATCGTCTATCGCGAACTATGCGATTGCCTCCAAGAGGGTCGTTCGTTTCGACCTGGGGAAATACGCGTGTGA
- a CDS encoding DotU family type IV/VI secretion system protein has protein sequence MTPKFAKAVDPIFLCMLDLLDRIERDGNSLDPSQERIRVKKRIDTAENLLGQTAEWELAKYALVGWIDQMLITAPWNGANWWQNNDLEFECFHSGKAFEHFFVAAKEAQSLPNKDALEVYYVCVVLGFRGLYGHPHSLQYTQHYGLPADLDTWAKQTASALQLAIGRSPIMDRPEPGEGAPPLTGYNKLINMSLFAVIMVAICVGYFLMFGMK, from the coding sequence ATGACTCCAAAGTTTGCCAAAGCGGTTGATCCCATTTTCCTGTGCATGCTTGATCTGTTGGATCGCATCGAACGGGATGGGAATTCGTTGGATCCAAGCCAGGAGCGGATTCGTGTGAAGAAGCGAATCGATACGGCGGAGAACCTGCTGGGCCAGACGGCTGAATGGGAACTTGCCAAGTACGCCTTGGTGGGCTGGATCGATCAGATGCTGATCACCGCTCCGTGGAACGGGGCCAACTGGTGGCAGAATAACGACCTCGAGTTTGAATGCTTCCACAGTGGTAAAGCGTTCGAGCACTTCTTTGTGGCGGCCAAAGAAGCTCAGAGCTTACCCAACAAGGACGCGTTGGAAGTTTATTACGTGTGCGTGGTGCTCGGTTTCCGAGGCCTGTATGGACACCCGCACTCGCTGCAGTACACGCAGCACTATGGCTTGCCGGCCGACCTGGATACCTGGGCGAAGCAAACGGCTTCGGCCCTGCAATTGGCGATCGGTCGTAGCCCCATCATGGACCGCCCGGAACCTGGCGAAGGGGCGCCTCCACTGACCGGCTACAACAAGCTGATCAACATGTCGCTGTTCGCGGTCATTATGGTCGCGATTTGCGTCGGATACTTTTTGATGTTCGGAATGAAGTAA
- a CDS encoding N-formylglutamate amidohydrolase, with amino-acid sequence MKSISGPIVLFTCEHGGNRIPKQHAARFVAHQELLQTHRGWDPGTLQTANYFHRQIPSQLFASQTSRLLVDLNRSETNPALFSKLVPPPSKSQRRELLETYYRPWRQDVVDWISSQTERRQRVRHLSFHSFTPELHGEIRTAEIGLLYDPGRAREREFCDIWRKAIRETFPEFRVRMNYPYRGISDGHTTALRKQFTPEQYAGIELEVNQQLFQRPSRLVKQLIAGLYQSWDQAMQHAASNLE; translated from the coding sequence ATGAAGTCGATCTCCGGTCCTATCGTTCTCTTCACATGCGAGCATGGCGGCAATCGGATTCCCAAGCAGCACGCCGCGCGTTTTGTCGCTCACCAGGAGCTTCTTCAGACGCATCGGGGGTGGGACCCTGGAACGTTGCAGACCGCCAACTACTTTCATCGGCAGATTCCTTCCCAGTTGTTTGCTAGCCAAACATCGCGGCTGCTGGTCGACCTGAATCGATCGGAAACCAACCCAGCCCTCTTTTCCAAGCTGGTTCCCCCACCCAGTAAGTCGCAGCGGAGAGAACTGCTCGAAACGTACTATCGGCCCTGGCGGCAGGACGTGGTCGATTGGATTTCGAGCCAGACTGAGCGGCGGCAACGGGTTCGACACCTATCGTTCCACAGCTTCACGCCGGAGCTTCATGGAGAAATACGTACCGCTGAGATTGGCCTTTTGTACGATCCTGGACGAGCCCGAGAGCGAGAATTCTGCGATATCTGGCGGAAGGCGATCCGTGAGACGTTCCCCGAATTCCGCGTGCGGATGAACTACCCATACCGTGGGATTTCCGACGGGCACACGACGGCTTTAAGGAAGCAGTTTACGCCTGAGCAATATGCGGGGATCGAATTGGAAGTGAATCAGCAGCTCTTTCAGCGGCCAAGCCGACTAGTAAAGCAGTTGATCGCCGGGCTTTATCAAAGCTGGGATCAGGCCATGCAGCACGCCGCTAGCAATTTGGAGTGA
- a CDS encoding SAM-dependent methyltransferase, whose product MEAMIDLFLGLERMSPGSQETTAQAFQIAAQDHDIRTIVEFGCGSGVSTIALAQLSGAVVIAIDNCDPFLSQLKQKAHQAGVGQQVEVREQSMDAAWPAGTQFDLIWCEGSVYCIGVENALTLWRDLLPPGGRIALSDLVWIDPNPDAEVQEYWSNQGVTLCYPDDIRKLFLSQGYQIVGDFIFPDRDWQNYYRPLRERLPKWKSEHSDPENAGIIDHMLQEEMRMYDQFGSQYGYAFFIVERVG is encoded by the coding sequence ATGGAAGCGATGATCGACTTATTCCTGGGGCTCGAGCGGATGTCGCCTGGCAGTCAGGAAACGACGGCTCAGGCATTTCAAATTGCTGCGCAAGATCACGACATTCGGACGATCGTTGAGTTTGGATGCGGAAGCGGAGTCTCCACGATCGCACTTGCCCAGTTGAGTGGTGCCGTGGTCATCGCAATCGATAACTGCGATCCCTTTCTTTCGCAGCTGAAGCAAAAGGCCCATCAGGCCGGGGTCGGCCAGCAAGTCGAAGTTCGAGAGCAAAGCATGGACGCCGCTTGGCCTGCGGGTACACAGTTCGATTTGATTTGGTGCGAAGGATCTGTCTACTGCATTGGGGTCGAGAACGCATTGACACTGTGGCGTGATCTACTGCCCCCAGGAGGGCGAATTGCTCTGAGCGACTTGGTGTGGATCGATCCTAATCCGGACGCGGAAGTTCAAGAATACTGGAGCAATCAAGGCGTTACGCTTTGTTACCCTGACGACATTCGCAAATTATTCTTGTCGCAAGGATACCAGATCGTCGGCGATTTTATCTTTCCGGATCGCGACTGGCAGAACTACTACCGACCGCTGAGAGAACGCTTGCCGAAATGGAAATCTGAGCATTCTGACCCGGAAAATGCCGGAATAATCGATCACATGCTACAAGAAGAGATGAGGATGTACGACCAGTTCGGATCGCAATACGGCTACGCGTTTTTCATCGTCGAGCGAGTCGGATGA
- a CDS encoding sulfatase family protein has translation MLRGLLSVLFMLLFGGSLFAAEKPNFLWIMSEDNSSHFLKMFDPTGAPAPNIEALAEQGLVYEHAFSNAPVCSVARTTLITSCYAPRIGTFHHRKSFMVPMPEGLKMFPAYLQEVGYYTTNNSKEDYNAKKSADVWNDSSRKATWRNRKPGQPFFHVQTFTTTHESSLHFPAKDIEDKPTNTDPETVFIPPHHPKTKTFKYTYARYHDRIQDVDKQIGQLVDQLKQDGLLESTFIFYFGDHGGVLPRGKGYAYETGLHIPLVVRVPEKFRDQVPEKIGSRIQSFVSFVDFGPTVLNLAGAKIPDGIDGHAFLALGDQQLMETDESFGYADRFDEKYDVVRTIRKGKYRYVRNFQPFNFDGLMNNYRYKMVAYREWRELYDAGKLNEVQAQFFETRPAEMLFDVEADPYETKNLADDPQHAKALAELRGRLNTILSGMPDLGFYPESYLAANAADNPVAFGQQHKGEIAKLLEVANLEVLSFDEARPQLEEALGSSDPWQRYWGVIACTSHGKSALALSKQLEAIATNDSENLVRVRAAEFLALHSGVNPVAVLKKSIADAETATEANLILNTVVLLQDGQPGYEFNFKRSDFKHLQGNRGELDRRLEYLIGK, from the coding sequence ATGCTGCGCGGTCTGTTGAGCGTACTTTTCATGCTGCTGTTTGGAGGTTCTCTGTTTGCTGCCGAGAAGCCCAACTTTTTGTGGATCATGTCTGAGGACAACTCGAGCCACTTCCTCAAGATGTTCGATCCCACCGGTGCTCCTGCACCCAATATCGAAGCACTCGCCGAACAAGGTCTCGTGTACGAGCATGCCTTCTCGAATGCTCCGGTATGTAGCGTGGCCCGGACGACGTTGATAACTTCCTGCTATGCCCCACGTATCGGGACGTTCCATCATCGTAAAAGCTTCATGGTGCCGATGCCTGAGGGTCTGAAGATGTTTCCGGCCTATCTGCAGGAAGTAGGCTACTACACGACCAACAACAGCAAGGAAGACTACAACGCGAAGAAGTCTGCCGACGTGTGGAATGATTCGTCGCGCAAGGCGACCTGGAGAAATCGCAAACCGGGCCAACCGTTCTTTCATGTGCAGACGTTTACGACCACGCACGAAAGTTCGCTTCACTTTCCAGCGAAGGATATTGAAGACAAGCCAACCAACACCGATCCGGAAACCGTCTTTATTCCCCCGCATCATCCTAAGACCAAGACATTCAAGTATACCTATGCCCGTTACCACGATCGTATTCAGGACGTTGATAAACAGATCGGTCAACTTGTCGATCAGCTGAAGCAAGATGGCCTGCTTGAGAGCACTTTCATCTTTTACTTCGGCGACCATGGTGGCGTGCTTCCCCGCGGCAAAGGCTATGCCTACGAGACCGGGCTGCATATCCCGCTGGTCGTCCGTGTGCCGGAAAAGTTTCGCGATCAAGTGCCGGAGAAGATCGGAAGCCGTATTCAATCGTTTGTCAGCTTCGTGGACTTTGGACCCACCGTGCTGAATCTTGCGGGAGCCAAGATTCCGGACGGGATTGATGGTCATGCCTTCCTGGCACTTGGTGACCAGCAGCTGATGGAAACGGATGAGTCGTTCGGGTACGCCGACCGCTTTGACGAAAAGTACGATGTTGTTCGGACGATTCGCAAAGGAAAGTACCGCTACGTCCGCAATTTTCAGCCCTTTAATTTCGATGGGCTGATGAATAACTATCGGTACAAGATGGTAGCCTACCGCGAGTGGCGCGAGCTTTACGATGCGGGCAAGTTGAACGAGGTTCAGGCCCAGTTCTTCGAGACACGTCCGGCCGAGATGCTTTTCGACGTCGAGGCCGATCCCTACGAAACGAAGAACCTGGCCGATGACCCACAGCATGCCAAGGCCTTGGCTGAATTGCGAGGTCGTTTGAATACCATTCTGAGTGGCATGCCTGATCTCGGCTTCTATCCAGAAAGCTACCTGGCAGCCAATGCAGCGGATAATCCCGTGGCGTTTGGTCAGCAGCACAAAGGCGAGATTGCCAAATTGCTTGAGGTTGCCAACCTCGAGGTTCTCTCGTTTGACGAAGCTCGTCCGCAGTTGGAAGAAGCTCTGGGATCGTCCGATCCATGGCAGCGTTACTGGGGCGTGATTGCCTGCACGTCGCACGGCAAGTCGGCATTGGCCCTTAGCAAGCAGTTGGAAGCGATCGCGACGAACGACTCGGAGAACCTGGTTCGTGTCCGTGCTGCGGAGTTTCTCGCATTGCATTCCGGGGTGAACCCGGTCGCTGTGCTGAAGAAGTCCATCGCAGACGCTGAGACGGCAACCGAAGCGAACCTGATTTTGAACACGGTCGTTCTTCTGCAGGATGGCCAGCCCGGCTACGAATTCAACTTCAAACGATCCGACTTCAAACACTTGCAGGGGAATCGCGGCGAATTGGATCGCCGATTGGAATACCTGATCGGGAAGTAA
- a CDS encoding DUF1559 domain-containing protein, whose protein sequence is MTTFSTPRKSPRTGFTLVELLVVIAIIGVLIALLLPAVQQAREAARRMQCKNNLKQMGLALHNYVDTYRKLPMGCTVDLSVSSTGNNGSWGVHGRILNFLEQGNLYDQVDITTAWDYQTPIDGLKIPGYSCPSDPGAGRERDPGSGKVKLWPTSYGFNYGTWFVFNPATRKGGDGLFYPNSTLSFRDATDGSSNTLLAAEVKAWTPYRRNAGPNSTSIPNTISDAETEIASGSDEKSTGHTEWPDGRVHHTGFTATMTPNTKTGCTIGGTAYEECDFNSWQEGKNGSSGSPTYAIVTSRSWHPGVVDVVMFDGSSRSISETIDLTTWRSLATRAGGEVVSEF, encoded by the coding sequence ATGACGACATTTTCCACCCCACGGAAATCGCCACGCACTGGTTTCACATTAGTAGAACTTTTGGTCGTGATTGCCATCATCGGAGTTTTGATCGCCCTGCTCTTGCCTGCCGTTCAACAGGCCCGCGAGGCGGCGCGGCGGATGCAGTGCAAGAACAACCTGAAGCAAATGGGCCTGGCTCTACACAACTATGTAGACACCTACCGTAAGTTGCCGATGGGCTGCACGGTTGACCTGTCCGTTTCCTCGACCGGCAACAATGGTTCCTGGGGCGTGCATGGCCGCATCCTCAATTTCCTGGAACAAGGCAATCTGTACGACCAGGTCGATATCACGACCGCGTGGGATTACCAGACCCCGATCGACGGATTAAAGATCCCTGGATACAGTTGCCCCAGCGACCCAGGCGCCGGCCGCGAACGTGACCCTGGCAGTGGCAAAGTCAAGCTGTGGCCGACGTCGTACGGTTTTAACTACGGAACCTGGTTCGTCTTCAATCCTGCCACACGCAAAGGTGGTGACGGGCTCTTCTACCCCAACTCCACGCTTTCATTTCGCGACGCAACCGATGGCTCATCGAACACCTTGCTTGCGGCCGAGGTGAAGGCCTGGACCCCTTACCGCCGCAATGCCGGACCGAACTCGACCAGCATTCCTAATACGATTTCCGACGCGGAAACCGAGATCGCTTCCGGCTCGGACGAGAAAAGCACAGGCCATACCGAATGGCCTGATGGTCGCGTGCACCACACCGGCTTTACCGCCACCATGACGCCCAACACCAAAACCGGCTGCACCATTGGCGGTACGGCCTACGAAGAGTGCGACTTCAACTCGTGGCAGGAAGGAAAAAATGGCAGCAGCGGTAGTCCGACCTATGCCATCGTCACCAGTCGCAGTTGGCACCCTGGCGTCGTCGATGTGGTAATGTTCGACGGCAGCAGTCGCTCGATTAGCGAAACAATTGACCTGACCACCTGGCGTAGCCTGGCAACGCGTGCCGGAGGGGAAGTCGTAAGCGAATTCTAA
- a CDS encoding type VI secretion protein IcmF/TssM N-terminal domain-containing protein gives MMAFVYQLIYYITLPFTAFNTLASNIPGIRSLGRITLPTRIALLVFVFLFFVLVSFCITFQFSDTSAQWTDYLLDWKTGLTVFGLMIVIPIVSYYVVKIWLEEDSSEFPDIDKAWKQGLTELEKHGIPLGSTPLFLVLGNPDDRRASNLMRASGFGFNVSDPAQGPAALHWYANPDAIFIFLTGTSCLSTLTDGYKNSASKHSQLSSPSPQQIPGGQTIVAGAGQQSLIAEQLDHTLGADEDEDEQRFMEAPPSMQAGVGATMDFGQGMAGGQTMNFGADDAAKAVSMSKAGMRQSKSDLTDQMERLKYVCKLINKARRPVCPINGLLVTIPFDMIEDSSEPIQLAVQSDLDVIRSTTRLRCAVTALITEMESAQGFLELIKRVGEKRAKEQRFGKGFNVWNPPIAEQLEAVSQHATGAFEDWTYLLFREKDGLRRPGNPKLFELLCKIRGKFSECMTNIIANSFGFEPDKNPRAAGNSLLFAGCYFAATGDTGDRQAFVRSVLYKVMEQDAELDWNQEALEENTGAEFAANIAALIGGVCLLILVGFALNSAFGEYMPWHQDQ, from the coding sequence ATGATGGCATTCGTTTACCAACTGATTTACTACATTACGTTGCCGTTCACCGCGTTTAATACGCTGGCATCGAACATCCCCGGCATACGTAGTCTTGGGAGGATTACGCTTCCCACGCGAATCGCCCTGTTGGTGTTCGTCTTCCTTTTCTTCGTGTTGGTATCGTTCTGCATTACCTTCCAATTCTCGGACACCTCGGCCCAGTGGACCGACTACCTACTGGACTGGAAGACAGGGCTCACCGTTTTCGGGCTGATGATCGTCATTCCGATTGTCTCGTACTACGTCGTAAAGATCTGGCTGGAAGAAGATTCGTCGGAATTTCCCGATATCGATAAGGCCTGGAAGCAAGGTCTGACGGAACTCGAAAAGCATGGGATTCCTTTGGGCAGCACGCCTTTGTTCCTGGTGCTGGGAAATCCGGACGACCGCCGGGCCAGCAACCTGATGCGGGCCTCGGGCTTCGGCTTCAATGTTTCCGACCCAGCCCAAGGCCCTGCGGCTTTGCACTGGTATGCGAATCCCGACGCGATCTTCATCTTTCTGACAGGAACGTCCTGTCTATCGACACTGACGGACGGCTATAAGAATAGCGCCAGCAAGCATTCTCAGTTGTCTTCGCCATCGCCGCAGCAGATCCCCGGGGGCCAAACGATTGTCGCCGGTGCGGGTCAGCAAAGCTTGATTGCCGAACAACTGGATCACACCTTAGGGGCCGATGAGGACGAAGACGAACAGCGCTTCATGGAAGCACCACCCAGCATGCAGGCAGGCGTCGGGGCGACTATGGACTTCGGCCAAGGCATGGCCGGCGGACAAACGATGAATTTCGGGGCGGATGACGCGGCCAAGGCGGTCTCGATGTCGAAGGCCGGCATGCGGCAGTCGAAGTCGGACTTGACCGACCAGATGGAACGCCTGAAGTACGTCTGCAAGCTCATTAACAAGGCCCGTCGTCCGGTCTGTCCGATCAATGGATTGCTCGTCACGATCCCGTTCGACATGATCGAAGACTCCAGCGAGCCGATTCAATTGGCCGTTCAAAGCGACCTGGACGTGATCCGTTCGACGACTCGCCTGCGTTGCGCCGTGACGGCACTGATCACGGAAATGGAAAGCGCCCAAGGCTTTTTGGAACTCATCAAACGCGTGGGCGAGAAGCGTGCCAAGGAGCAGCGTTTCGGTAAAGGCTTTAACGTCTGGAACCCGCCCATCGCCGAACAGCTTGAAGCGGTCTCGCAGCATGCCACCGGTGCGTTCGAGGACTGGACCTATCTTCTGTTCCGCGAAAAGGATGGTCTCCGTCGCCCTGGTAATCCGAAGCTGTTTGAGCTGCTTTGCAAGATTCGTGGCAAGTTCAGCGAGTGCATGACGAACATTATCGCCAACTCGTTTGGCTTCGAGCCCGATAAGAATCCTCGTGCGGCAGGCAACTCGCTGCTGTTTGCCGGGTGCTATTTCGCGGCCACCGGCGACACCGGCGATCGTCAGGCATTTGTCCGCAGTGTGCTGTACAAGGTGATGGAGCAAGATGCCGAACTCGACTGGAACCAGGAAGCCCTGGAAGAGAACACCGGCGCCGAATTCGCGGCCAACATCGCCGCATTGATCGGCGGTGTGTGCCTGTTGATTCTGGTTGGCTTCGCGCTGAACTCTGCCTTTGGCGAGTACATGCCGTGGCATCAGGACCAATAG